CGATTGCCCGCGGCTATCTGGAAGGCAACGGCCTCGACCTTGCCGTGCAGCCTGCCTTCGTCACCCTCGATGTGGCCGATGAGGAACGGACGGCCATGACGTTCCGGGTATGGGCGGTCAGGCCGAACTCGCACAGCCCCTGACTCTCTCATAATACCTGAGTCAAATACGCTAAGATTATGGCAGGAGGAAGACCAGCCATGATCTTCGGCCCCTATACCTTTCTGATCCTGATCATTTTCGTCGCCTCTCTGCTGATCCAGGGTTACCTGAGCCGCACCTACGGCCAGTGGGGCAACGTCCGCAACAGCCGGAACCTGACCGGCGCGGAACTGGCCCGCCGGATGCTGGACGAGAACGGCCTCTCGAATGTGCCGGTGAACCCTGTCCCCGGCAACCTCAGCGACCACTACGACCCCATCCGGAAGGTCGTGAACCTGTCGGAAGCCAACTACTACAGCCCCAGCGTCAGTGCGCTGGCGGTCGCCGCCCACGAGGTCGGGCACGCCATTCAGGACAAGGTGCGGATGCCCGCCCTGGTGCTGCGCGGACATCTGGCGGTGCCCCTCAGCCTGGGGATGAACCTCGCGCCGCTGCTGCTGCTCGCGGGCGTGTTCCTGCACTTCACCGGCCTGATCTGGCTGGGCGTGATCCTGTTCGGGGCGGCCCTGCTGTTCCACCTGATCACCCTGCCGGTCGAGTTCGACGCCAGCCGCCGCGCGCTCGCCTATCTGAACGGGCGCGGCCTGACCGGTGGCCGCGAGAGCCAGGGGGCCCGCGCGGTCCTCACCGCCGCCGCCCTCACCTACGTCGCCGGTTTCGCGATGGCCCTGGCGCAACTGCTGAACGTGCTGGGGATTGCGCGCAGCCAGGAGGACTGAGGGAGAGCTTTCAGCGGTCAGCTTTCGGCAAGAACAGAGAACGCCCCGGCATGAAGCTGGGGCGTCTTGCTTTTCCTGACGGCTGAAAGCTGATCGCTCCTACACGTTGAACCCGAACATCCGCATCTGCCGCTTGCCGTCCTCGGTCATCTTGTCCGGGCCCCAGGGCGGCGTCCACACGAATTCGACATTCACCTCGTTCACGCCGTCCAGCCGTCCGACCGCCATCTCGGCGTCGGCGCGGATCAGGTCCTGCACCGGGCAACCGACGCTGGTGAGCGTCATGGTGATGTCCACCAGGCCACCGGGCATGATGTCCACACCGTAGATCAGGCCCAGGTCCACCACGTTCACCGGAATCTCGGGGTCCTTGACGACCTTCAGGGCTTCGAGCACCTGCGCCTCGGTGGGCAGGGTGGCCGCGTCCTGGGGGGCGGCGTTCGTGTTGCTGTCTTCCATCAGGCGCTCCCTTCCTCGGTGGGCAGGCCCGCGTCCTTCCAGGCCAGCGTGCCGCCCTCCAGGTTCACGACCTTCGCATAACCGTTGTCCAGCAGGTACTGCCCGGCGCGGGCGCTGCGGGCGCCGCTGCGGCAGATCATCACCAGCTCGCGGTCTTTGGGGAGTTCCGCGTAGCGGGCCTCGAACTCGCTGAGGGGCAGCAGCGTGGCGCCCCCCGCGTGCACCTCCTGGTACTCGTTCGGCTCGCGCACGTCCACCAGCAGGGCCCCTTCCTGCACCATCCTCTGCCCCTCGGCGGGCGACACGTCCTTCAGGGAATCGGCCTTCATGTGAGACAGCATACAGGCGCCCGCCGGGACGTATGGTGCGGGCGTACACTCCGGTCATGACCCTGCCCGTCGGCGTGACCCTGATCGACCTGCGCCCGGCGGAACTGCGCCTGCGCGAGCCGCTTTCGGGCCTGACCTCCCTGCCCGTCCTGGCGGTCACGCTGGACGCCATCGAGGACGGCACACACGGCCTGAGCGCGGACCTGGGGCCGCTGGTCGTGATCTGCGAACGGGGCGCCCGCTCCGGCCTGGCCGCCCGTTACCTCCAGGCGGACGGCCTCCAGGCCAGTGCCTACCCGGGTGGCGTCCCCGCCCTGCGCCGTGAGCTGGACAGGGGAGGGGCCGCGACAGAGGACAACCCGGGTTGACTCTCCGCTCATGCCCGGCTCGCCGCTGCGGCGCACCATGAAGCATGTCCCCCAAAGACCGCTACAACGAAGGCGACCGTGACCACAGCCACAACCCCGGCGCCAACCACGGCAGCCCGGACAAGAAGGGGGGCGACGGCGAACGCCACCGCGACGGCAGCGACAGCGGCGGCGGCAAGCACGGCGGCCATGACAGCAACAAGGACAGAAATGACAAGAGTTGACGGCCTGTCATAGCCCCGTAACCCGCCCGTCCCAGGCTGAGGTATGACGCACCCCGGAAACACCATCCTGGTGACCACCGACGCGAGCGAGCTGGGGCACCGCGCTCTGGCACACGCGCAAGCCCTGGCCCGCGCCCTGCACGCCGACCTGACCGTGCTGTACGTGCAGCCGGACCCGCTGCCCACGATGGCCGAGGCCTACGTCTACGTGCCGAGCAACACCGACCAGGCGCAGGAGGAGGCTCTGCGCGACATCCGTGATGATCTCGCGCGCCGTCTGCCGGGGGCGCGGGTGCGGGTGAAGCACGCCGATGGGCACCCCATCCCGCGTCTGATCATCGAGGCCGCGCGCGAGGAGGGGGCCGCCCTGATCGTGATGAGCACGCACGGCCGCAGCGGTCTGGGCCGCGCCCTGCTGGGCAGCGTGGCCGAGGCGGTCGCCCACCACGCTCCCGTGCCGGTGCTGCTGGTCCGCGCCGGTCATGAGGTGAAGGACTGGACCAGCGGGGAAACCGGCCCCGGCTGACCGGTTCCCTCGCTCACGCTCCGGCCGGGGGCGTTCGGCTAGACTGGCGCGTTATGGCGCGTGCCCGAGTGAAACCCGAAGTGATGAGTCCCGTCGGCGGCTGGCCGCAACTGCGCGCGGCGGTGGAGGCCGGGGCGGACGCGGTGTTCTTCGGGGTGCAGTCCACCCGGGGTCAGGGGTTTCACGCGCGGGCCAAGGTCGGCTTCACGGACGAGGAACTCCCCGACCTGATGCGGACCCTGCACGAGCGCGGCGTGCAGGGCTTCGTGACCTTCAATGTCCTGGTGTTCGACCGCGAACTGCGCGAGGCGGAACGGCAGCTGATGCACCTGGCGCAGTCCGGCGTGGACGCGATCATCGTGCAGGATCACGGCGTCGCGCGCCTGGCGCACGAGATCTGCCCCGACCTCCCCATCCACGGCAGCACGCAGATGAGCATCACCTCCGCCGAGGGCGCGGAACTGGCGCGGCGATGCGGCGCCAGCCGCGTCGTGCTGGGCCGCGAGCTGTCCCTGCGCGACATCGCCCGCATCGCCGCGCAGACGGACCTGGAACTGGAAACCTTCGTCCACGGGGCGCTCTGCGTGAGCTACAGCGGCCAGTGCTTTTCCAGCGAGGCGTGGGGTGGGCGCAGCGCCAACCGCGGCCAGTGCGCGCAGGCGTGCCGTCTGCCCTATGAACTGCTGGTGGACGGCGTTCACCGTGACCTGGGTGACGCCCGCTACCTGCTCTCGCCCGGCGACCTGTACGCGCTGCATCAGGTGCCCGACCTGATGAACGTCGGCGTCAACTGCCTGAAGATCGAGGGCCGCTACAAGGACGCGGATTTCGTCGCCCTGACCACCGCCGCCTACCGCCGGGCCGTGGATGAAGCCTGGGCGGCCCTGCCCCTCAGCGTGACCCCGCAGGAAGAACGCGATCTGGAGCAGGTGTACTCGCGCGGTCTGGGGCCGCATTTCATCGGCGGCACCAACCATCAGCAGGTGGTGCGGGGCCGTGCGCCCAGGCACCGGGGCGTGCGCGTCGGCACCGTGCGCGGCACCACCGAACGCGGGGTGCTGGTCGAACTCTCGGAAGAGGTCCGGCCCGGCGACGGCCTGGTCTTCGATTCGGCCAACTGGCGGACGCCCGAAGGCCGTGAGGAGGGCGGCTTCCTGTACGGTCTGTGGCAGCGCGGTCAGCCGGTCGAGGCCGTGCGGCCCGGTGAGACGGCGGAACTCCGCTTCGGGCGCGGCGCGGTGGACCCGGCCCGCGTGAAGGCGGGCGACCCGGTCTGGCGCACCCACGACCCGACGCTGAGCGCCCGCGTCAAGCCGCTGCTGGAGGCGAATGATCCGGTTCACACCCGACCCGTCACCGCCCATTTCCGGGGATGGGTCGGGGAAGTCCCGGCCCTCACCCTGGCGGACGAACAGGGGCGCAGCGTCACCGTGACCCTGCCCGACGCCCTCCAGCCCGCCCGCAACCGCGCTCTGGACGAGGCGGCCCTGCGCGAGCAGCTCGGCAAGCTGGGCGGCACCGGCTACCACCTCGCCGCCCTCACCGTGGAACTGGCCGGGGCAGGGTTCCTCCCCGTCTCGCAGCTCAACGCGCTGCGCCGCGAGGCGGCCGAGCAATTGACGGCCCTGCGCGGCCAGGCTCCCGAACGGCGCATCACCCCCCGGCTGGACGAGGTCTTGCGGGAGGCAGGTCAGAAAAGCCGCGCTGGAGCGGGCGAGGGACAGCCCCGCCTCCACGTCCTCGTCCGCACGCCCGAACAGCTTGGCGCGGCCATTGAAGAGCGGCCCGACTCGATCACGCTCGATTACCTCGAACTGTACGGCCTGAAGCCCAGCGTGGAGCGGGTGCGCGGGGCGGGGATTCCGGTGCGGGTCGCCAGCCCGCGCATCCTCAAGCCCACCGAGCAGAACCTCCAGAAGTTCCTGCTCTCGCTGGGGGCCGACCTGCTGGTGCGTTCGGGTGGCCTGCTGGAAGGCTTGCAGACCATGCCGGACCTCCCCGCCCTGACTGGCGATTTCAGCCTGAATGCGGCAAACGTCCTCACCACGCGGGCGCTGCTCGACCTGGGGCTGGAGCGGGTCACGCCCACGCACGACCTGAACGCCCGGCAGGTCACTGAGCTTGCCTCCCTGGTCGGTGCGGAGCGGCTGGAAGTCATCGCCTACCAGCACCTCCCCGTCTTCCACACCGAGCACTGCGTCTTCTGCCGGTTCCTGTCGGAAGGCACCGACTACACGAGCTGCGGCCATCCCTGCGAGTCGCACCGGGTCGCCCTGCGCGACGAGCGCGGCGTCGCCCATCCCGTCATGGCCGACGTGGGCTGCCGCAACACGGTCTTCGAGGGACGGCCCCAGGTCGCGGGCGCGCATCTCGGAGACTGGCTGGCGGCGGGGCTGCGGGAATTCCGCCTGGAATTCGTCCACGAGACGCCCGAACAGGTCCGTGACGTGATCCGCGCCCACCGCGCCTTCCTGGCGGGCGAACTGGCAGCGGCGGCTCTGGAAGCCCGCTTGCAGGCCCTCTCCGACCAGGGCACCACCGAGGGCAGCCTGTTTGTCCCGGAAGGCTTCGACCGCCTGCCTGCCCTGCCGGTCCTCTGAAGGCGGCCGGTCGTCTAGACTGCCTAAAGGCTGGCTTGAGCCAAAGTTCATATTCCCGGGGGGGCCTGATCCGGTACGGTGGTTCATGCGTGGAGCGGAACCTGTCAAGACCGAACGGCATGACGTAGGCGCGCGGCAGCATCACACGAACACGGGTATCCGCCCGGTTCACACCTACCGCGAACACGCCCACGGCCTGTTCGTCGCGCGTGACTTCGTGGCGCACCCCCGCATCCGGCACTGGCAGGCACACCTGTTGCCCGCCCTGGGCGCGGTGGTCTGCCGCTACGACTTCCACGGCCTGCGCGAACACGATTACTACATCGACATTGCCACGGTCACCCGTGTGGATGACCTCTGGACCGTCCGCGACCACTACCTCGACCTCCTGGTTCACGAAGGCATGGCCGCCGAGATCGTGGATACCGGTGAACTGCTCGCCGCGCATGACGCGGGCTTCATCGGTACCGCCGAGTTGCATCACGCCGTCACCACCGCGCACCAGGTGCTCTCCGGGCTCGCCCGCGCCCGCTACGAGCTGGGCGGGTGGCTGGCCGGGCAGGGGATCGAGCTGGACTGGCTGAGCGTGCCGGAGTACCTGACCGCGTAGGCCACTGCGCCGACGCTGCCGGTCCGGGTGGCCCGCTAGATTGGGCCATGCCCGCTGATGCCGCCCAAGCCCGCCTGGAAGCCGCGTTGCCCGCCGCACTCACCCGGATCACCTCCACCCCGGGCGTCTATGCGGTGCTGTGGTGCGGCAGCGCCCAGCGGGGAGAGGCGGACGCTCACAGCGACCTCGATGTTCATGCGTTGGTCACGGGAGATCACCGCTGGCGCAGCAGCTTCACCCTGGAGGGCGTGCTGGTGGAGGTCTTTCACAACCCGGCGCGGAAGGTCCGGGCGCTTCTGGAAGAGCCGGATCATGCCACCGTCGCCATGTTCGCGCAGGGCCGCGCCCTGGTAAACCACCCCGAGCTGGCGGAACTGATGGCGAGGGCTCGCGCGGTTCATCTGGCCGGTCCCTCCCCACGCGCCCTGACCCCATTCGAGCGGCACCTGCTGGTCGATGAGGTCGTCGAGGCCCGCGCGACGGCGGGGGACCCCCTGCACCCCCTCCTGGTGGCGAACGCGACCCGCAGAGCCGTCCGCGCCCTGTACGCTGCGCGCGGCTGGTGGGAGGTGAAGCCCCGACACTGGCTGCGCGATCTGAACGACCACGATCCGGTGGCGGCCCGGCATCTCCACGCCGCCCTGACCGCGCCCCGACCGGGCGAGCGCCAGGCGGCCTTAGAAGCCCTGGCCCTCTGTGTGCTGGACAGCCTGGCGTATGGCGAGAGCGTCACCGAAGCGCAGGCCGTGCCCTGACATTCAGGTCAGCGGCACTTCCGCCTGCGTGCCGGGGGGAAGGCTCAGGAGCTTCCGGAGCGGTTCCTCCCCGTGCTTCAGCAGATACGTCAGGAAGTTCATCTCGCGCTCCTGCGGGACACCGCCCGGCAAAAGGTGCTTTTTGAGCCGGGTCAGTTGCCGCGTCCGGTCGTCCTCCTGCCGGGCCAGCGCGCGCAGGGCGAGGGCCTGGAGGTGCGCGATGCGGGCCGTGGTGCGGGTGCGGGTCCGTTCGGCCGCCCCCTCCAGCGTGGGGTCGAGGGCGGCGAGGTCGGTGGTGAGGGCATAGAGCTCGGCCTCCAGCGCGGCGAGCCGCTGGGCCGACGCCGCCTCCGCCCCCCGTTCCCGCGCCAGCGCCCGGCCCAGCACCCCCTCCGGGTCGGCCTGCACCTGCGCGGCCGTCGCGTTCAGGCGCGAGAGCAGCCGCACGACGTTCGGCTCCAGCCAGGTCACACTCAGACGCGGCCACAGCAGCGGTTGCCGCAGCCCGTGCAATTCGTACACCTCCGCGAGTTGCGCCCCATAGGCGATCTCGCCCGGCCCGACCACAAAGGCCAGCGTGGGCAGCAGCGCGTCCTGTACGGCCGGGCGCAGGCCCGCCGCCGGGGTCACGCGCGACGGGTCGGCGGCCAGCACGGCCTGCACCTCCTCCGGGGTATATGGGCGCGTGTCGGTGTGAAACCGCTGCCCGTCGAAGCGCAGGAGCCGCCGCTGCCCGTCCTCCTCCTCGATGAAGAGGTTGGTCGCGCCCTGGGGGCGGCGCAGTTGCGGGATGAACCCCTCCGCTTCCAGCCGCCCCGCCGCCGCCTCGATGCGTGTGGGGCCTTCCAGCGGACGCTCCAGCTCGCGGGCGAGGGTGGGGGCCATCAGCCGAGCCAGGGCCGGATGCAGCGGGTCCAGCACCAGCACCCCGGCGGGTGCGAGGAGGCCGTGAATCAGCCGGGCGAACACGTCCGCGTAACTGCCGCCGCCCGCCAGAGCCCGCTCCACCCGCGCGCGCACCGCCGCCCGGTACTCCGGCGCCGTGTCGAAGCGGTCCAGCAGACTCAGCACCTGCGCCGTCCACTCTTCAAGCCAGGGCACCCGGCCCACCGGGACGCCTTCCGGCACGTCCAGCGTCAGGCGGTGCAGGTCCTCGGCGTGGTCGAGCAGGGTGGTGGAGGCGACCTCCGCCGCGTCGTGGTCCTGGCTGGCGACCCAGTACACGGCGACCACCGGGGCGTCTTCCCGGTCGAGTTGCCGGGCGAGCAGCGCCGCGTCCGCGCCCTTGTGGACGCTGTAGGCCGGGCCGGTCAGGAGGCCCGCCTGCTGCCCGGTCACCACCACCCGCGAGGCCGGGTGCGCCAGGCGCGCCAGCAGGCCCTCCACGTCCGCGTCCAGCGTGCCCAGGTCGCGGTGATAGGCCCGCAGGGCTCCAGCCAGGGCCGCCCGGTCCACATCGGGCCGCGTCTCTCCGGCCGCTCGCTCCAGATCGCCCGGCCCCAGCCGGAAGAAGGCGGGCAGGTCGCCCGCCCGGTATGCCGCTGCCATGCTTCTCGTCAAGATGTCACCTTTGTCCAGGGGCCGGAGGTGCCCTCTGTCCTCAAGCCCCTTCTGCTTTACATTCTACAGCACACGCGGGCCGTTGCCGGAGCGGCCTACCGCAATGGCTCGCGCGCGGCCGTCAGCAGGCCGCTGCGGTCGGTCAGGATGATGCGCCGGTAGCCCAGGTCGAGCAGCCCCCGTGCCCGGAAATCGCCCAGCAGCTTGGTGATGGTTTCGCGCGTGCTGCCCACCACATGCGCGAGGTCCTGGTGAGACACCCGCTCCCGCAGGGCCAGCGTGCCGCCGTCGGGCCAGGGGCCTTCGCGCTCGGCGAGGGCCAGCAGGGCCAGCGCCAGCCGCTGCGAAACCTCCATGAACACCAGGGCCGCCAGACGTTCCTGCACCCCCCGGGTCTGCCGCGTGACCTGCTCGGTCAGGGCCACGCCGACGGCCGGATGCGCCTGCGTCAGCCGCGTCAGGGTTTCCCCGCCCAGCAGCAGCGCCTCGGTGTCGTCCATCGCCTCGGCATACATCCCGTATACCGCGCCGGGCAGCAGCGCCGCCGCGCCCAGCAGGTCCCCCGGGCCGTGCACGTCCAGCGTGACTTCCCGCGCCCCTCCTCCCAGGCGGTACAGCCGCACGCTGCCGCGCATCAGGACAAACAGCGTTTCGGCCGGGTCCTCCGGGTGAAACAGCAACCCGCCCCGCGCCCAGCGGCCCACGCGCGCTGCGGCCACCACCTGCGCCTGCGTTTCCTGCGGCAGCGCCCCGAATGGCCCGGACATCATGAGGACAGTGTGCCATATCAGGTCCCCGGGGGCAGGGGGCCGGGCGGGAGAGAGGGCCCGCGCTGCCCCCGACCCGCGCCAGAGGCCGTGTTAGAATCCCCGCCACGCATGACCCGACCCGACCCGACCGCCCCGCCGCCGACCGGGCAGCGCCTCACCCTGTTTGACCTGCCGCTGGACGTGGTGACCCTGGAGCAGACCCTGGACCGGCTGGGCGCCTGGATGTTCGCCTCCCCCCGCACCCCCCACACGGTGGTCACGCTGAACCCCGAGCTCATCGTGCAGTCCCGCACGCAACCCGAGTTCCTGCGGGCCGTGCGGGAGGCCGACCTGGTGACCGCCGACGGCGTGGGCATCGTCTGGGCGGTGCGGCAACTGGACGGCCGCGAGGTGCCGCGCGCCCCCGGCTACGACATCGTGAAGGGCCTAATGGAGCGGCACGGCGCGGACCTGCGGGTCTTCTTCCTGGGGGCCAAGCCCGGCGTCGCGGAACAGGCCGCGCAGAACGCCGTCCGCGACTACGGGATTCAGGTGGCGGGCGTCCATCACGGCTACTTCGACCAGGCCGAGGATCAGCGGGTCGCGGAGCTCATCGGCGCGTCCGGCGCGCACCTCGTCCTGACGGGGATGGGGGCCGGGCGGCAGGAAATCTTCAACCAGTACTGGCGGCAGGTGCTGAATGCGCCCGTCCTGATCGGCTGCGGCGGCGTCATTGACGTGTTCGCCGGGACCGCCGACCTCGCCCCGGCCTGGACGCGCAAACTGGGCGTGGAGTTCATCTGGCGCGTGGGCCTGGACCGCAAACGCTGGAACCGTGCCCCCCGCCTCGCGCAGTTCGTGCGGCTGGTGCAGGCGGAGAAGCGGCGGATGCGGTAGGGATCAGGAGCGCGGCGCCAACCCCAAATCCCCCCCGAAATTCCCCTCCCAGGCGTTCAGCACCCTTCCCCCCTGGACCAGCAGCACCGTTGGATAGGCACCGACATGCAGCGCGCGGGCAAAGGCGGTCGCCTCCGGGCCACGCCAGACGTTGACGCCACTGGGGGCGGGGGCGGCCACGTCCTCGGCATTCACGGCCCGCACCGGCAGTCCGGCGGCCAGCACGGCGCCCCACAGCTCGCCCAGATCGCCGCAGTCGTGCGAATACACCACGATGACCTCACGGTCCGGGGTCATCCAGGGATGGGCGGGCAGCGGTTCGCCCAGGCGCACCCGCGCGTCTGCGGCGGGAGTGCCCAGGGCCAGCAGCAGCGTCAGCAGAGGCGCACGTTTCATGTGGGGCATCATGCCCGCCGCGCCCGCCCTCCTGCGTGACAGCCGCGTGAGAAGGCCACGGCCTGCCCGCGCGACCTCCTCACCCGGCCAAAAGAAAACCCCCGACAGGCTGCGGGGGTCTGGGTAGCTCAGGGCGTGCCCGGCGTGTTGGGGGCAGGGGCGGTGCCCGGTGCGCGGACGGCCTTGATCGCCTGGGGGTCCGGCTGCTCGTCGCGCAGGGGTTGTGGGCTGGGGTCGGGGGCGTAGCCGGGCAGGTCCTCGATGGCCACGCGCCGGGGCACCACGTTCCCGGGGGGCGTGAATTCGGTCGCCAGGCGGCCGGTTGTGCGGTCCACGTTGATGACGGTGGTACGCGGGTCAGCCGCGCTGGGGGTCCAGCCGGTTTCGCTGTAGACGACGGGGGCAGTATCCCCTTCGATGGGGGTGTTGGCGCTGTCCTTGTACCGCGGGTCCAGCAGCGCGACCTTCACGCCGGGCAGCCAGCCCTGGTCGGGCGCGTCCGCGTACACGATGCCGGGCGGCTGCACGAACGCGGTGGGCGTCTTGCCCGCGTGCGCGATCTCCATCATGCGCCGCCAGATGGGCGCGTTCACCAGACCGCTGTAGTAGCCACGCTGGGGCATCAGGCCGCCCTGCTGCTTGCCGACCCACACTGCGCCCAGGTAGAGCGGCGTGGTGCCCACGAACCAGAAGTCCTTGGGGCCGTTGCTGGTGCCGGTCTTGCCCGCCACCGGCCAGTTGCCGAACTTGGCGGGCCACGACAGCCCCCCCTGGGGCCCCGTGAGGTCGTTCACCACGCCCCGGATCATGTCCAGGCCCAGGAAGGCGATCTGCGGGGTCCAGACCCGCTTGGGTTTGGTGAGGTCGTTCGCCGCGTCGTACAGCACCTCGCCGCGTGCGGTCGTCACCCGGGTGATGTAGCGTGGCGCACGGTACAGGCCGCCATTCACGAAGGGCGCGTAGGCCGCCGCCATCTTCACCGGCGTCGTCTCGATGGCGCCCAGCGCCGCCGCCAGGCCCGTCCCGTCGTTCGGCGGCACGCCCAGCTCACGCAGCTTGGTGAAGAAGGTCTGGAGGCCGATCCGGTCGGCCAGCCGCACCGTCACCAGGTTCAGCGAGCGGTCCAGCGCCTCGCGGATCGTCATGCTGCGGTAGGTGGTGTGGCCCTCGAAGTTCTGCGGCTGGTACACGCCGCCTTTGCAGGTGTCGCAGGGGAAGGAAATGGGTTTGTCGTCCTCGCGGTGGGTCTGGTCCAGCCCGGTCGAGAGCGCGGTGGTGTACAGCAGCGGCTTGATGGTCGAGCCGACCTGCCGCTGGCCCTGCGCGGCGTTGTTCCAGTCGGCGGGCGGCTGGCTGCCGTTCAGCTTCTGCCCCACCATCCCCAGCACCTCGGCCGTGTAGGGGTCGATGATGACGGCCCCCAGCGTCGTGCCGGGCGGCATTCCGGTCGCCTCGCGGCTGGCCGTTTCGACGGCGGTCTGAATCTTGGGGTCGAGGGTGGTATACACCCGCAGGCCACCCGAGCCGTACACCTTCTCGCGCCCGAAGCGGCGGACCAGTTCGCTCTCCACCTGCCCCATGAAGTGCGGGGCGCGGGTGGTCGTCACCGCCTTGAGTTCCTTGGCGCTGCGGTCCACCAGCTTGGCGCTCTTCACGCTCCCGTTCGCGTCGTAGGTGATCTGCCAGCCGCGCGGCTGGAGATTCTCGTGCCAGGCGGCGTCGGCCTGCGCCTGCGTCACCCAGCCGTCCTCGACCATCCGCGAGAGCAGCGTCTTCATCAGCGGGCGGACGGCCTGGTAGTTGAAGTACCGTCCGGCGCTGGGCACCAGCACGGTCAGGTAGGCGCTTTCCGCCAGCGAGAGCTGCTTGGGCGTCTTGCGGAAGTAGGCCTGCGCCGCCGAATAGATGCCGTACAGTTCCACCGGGCCGCCGTCGCCCCAGTAGATCGCGTTGAGGTAGTCGCGCAGGATCTCTTCCTTGGTAAAGGCGCGCTCGACCTGCACGCTCAGCAGCCACTCCTTCACCTTGCGGTCGGGGGTGCGCGCCTGGTTGTACTCATCGAGCAGGAGGGTGTTCTTGATGAGCTGATTGGTCAGCGTCGAGCCGCCCTGCACGTCCTCGCCCTGGGCCACCCGGCGGAACTGCCGGGCAATGCCGTAGGGGTCCACCCCATAATGCTCGAAGAACCGGCGGTCCTCGTTGGAGATCAGCGCCGCCGTCATGAAGGGGCTGATCTCGTCCAGGCGCACCAGTGTGCGGCTGATCGCCTGATCCCCGATCTTGGGGACCAGTGTGCCCAGCGGCGTGCCGTCCCGCGCGAAGACCCGCGTCTCGGCCCCCAGGCTCAGGTTGTCCAGTTGGCGGTAGTCGGGCAGTTCCCGCGTCCATTTGGTGACGTAGGTGGCGCCCACCCCGGCAGCGGCCACTCCGCCCGCCAGCAGCAGCGATACGGTGAATTTCAGAAACCTCAGAAACACCCGGTTTCCTCCTTTGAAAGACGTTCGGACTTCCTGTTCACGCGCGGCGTGCCTCGATGAGCTGCTTCACGCGCCCCCGCAAGTTCTTGCCGCTCAGCGGCTTGTACACGAGGTCGTCGGCGCCAACCAGTTTGGCCTGATCGCGGGTCCGGTCGTCGTCAAAGCCGGTCAGCAGCAAGACGGCCACCCGGCGCAGCCGCTTGATGCGTTTCACCCGCGAGCAGATTTCAAAGCCGTCCATCTGCGGCATCTGCACGTCGAGCAGCATCGCGTCGGGTGTGTGGTCGCGCAGGTACTCCAGCGCCGCCCGGCCGTCCGGCA
The window above is part of the Deinococcus metallilatus genome. Proteins encoded here:
- a CDS encoding Crp/Fnr family transcriptional regulator yields the protein MMSGPFGALPQETQAQVVAAARVGRWARGGLLFHPEDPAETLFVLMRGSVRLYRLGGGAREVTLDVHGPGDLLGAAALLPGAVYGMYAEAMDDTEALLLGGETLTRLTQAHPAVGVALTEQVTRQTRGVQERLAALVFMEVSQRLALALLALAEREGPWPDGGTLALRERVSHQDLAHVVGSTRETITKLLGDFRARGLLDLGYRRIILTDRSGLLTAAREPLR
- a CDS encoding WecB/TagA/CpsF family glycosyltransferase, producing MTRPDPTAPPPTGQRLTLFDLPLDVVTLEQTLDRLGAWMFASPRTPHTVVTLNPELIVQSRTQPEFLRAVREADLVTADGVGIVWAVRQLDGREVPRAPGYDIVKGLMERHGADLRVFFLGAKPGVAEQAAQNAVRDYGIQVAGVHHGYFDQAEDQRVAELIGASGAHLVLTGMGAGRQEIFNQYWRQVLNAPVLIGCGGVIDVFAGTADLAPAWTRKLGVEFIWRVGLDRKRWNRAPRLAQFVRLVQAEKRRMR
- a CDS encoding penicillin-binding protein; its protein translation is MPHMKRAPLLTLLLALGTPAADARVRLGEPLPAHPWMTPDREVIVVYSHDCGDLGELWGAVLAAGLPVRAVNAEDVAAPAPSGVNVWRGPEATAFARALHVGAYPTVLLVQGGRVLNAWEGNFGGDLGLAPRS
- a CDS encoding transglycosylase domain-containing protein, producing MFLRFLKFTVSLLLAGGVAAAGVGATYVTKWTRELPDYRQLDNLSLGAETRVFARDGTPLGTLVPKIGDQAISRTLVRLDEISPFMTAALISNEDRRFFEHYGVDPYGIARQFRRVAQGEDVQGGSTLTNQLIKNTLLLDEYNQARTPDRKVKEWLLSVQVERAFTKEEILRDYLNAIYWGDGGPVELYGIYSAAQAYFRKTPKQLSLAESAYLTVLVPSAGRYFNYQAVRPLMKTLLSRMVEDGWVTQAQADAAWHENLQPRGWQITYDANGSVKSAKLVDRSAKELKAVTTTRAPHFMGQVESELVRRFGREKVYGSGGLRVYTTLDPKIQTAVETASREATGMPPGTTLGAVIIDPYTAEVLGMVGQKLNGSQPPADWNNAAQGQRQVGSTIKPLLYTTALSTGLDQTHREDDKPISFPCDTCKGGVYQPQNFEGHTTYRSMTIREALDRSLNLVTVRLADRIGLQTFFTKLRELGVPPNDGTGLAAALGAIETTPVKMAAAYAPFVNGGLYRAPRYITRVTTARGEVLYDAANDLTKPKRVWTPQIAFLGLDMIRGVVNDLTGPQGGLSWPAKFGNWPVAGKTGTSNGPKDFWFVGTTPLYLGAVWVGKQQGGLMPQRGYYSGLVNAPIWRRMMEIAHAGKTPTAFVQPPGIVYADAPDQGWLPGVKVALLDPRYKDSANTPIEGDTAPVVYSETGWTPSAADPRTTVINVDRTTGRLATEFTPPGNVVPRRVAIEDLPGYAPDPSPQPLRDEQPDPQAIKAVRAPGTAPAPNTPGTP
- a CDS encoding response regulator encodes the protein MALMAYTILVADDEPAIRTMLEVILSADGHEIVTVPDGRAALEYLRDHTPDAMLLDVQMPQMDGFEICSRVKRIKRLRRVAVLLLTGFDDDRTRDQAKLVGADDLVYKPLSGKNLRGRVKQLIEARRA